GCGCACGCGGTCTTGAATGCCGCGCCAGCTGGCCAACATGCTCAAGGGGGTTAAAAATGTCGACAGCAACACAAAATAAACCGACAGGCCGTCAACCCCCATGTGATAACCGATATTTAAGCTGGGAATCCATATCGATTGTTCGACCATTTGCGCGTCGGCCACGCCGGGTTTGAAGGCAAACAGCATCGCCAACGATAAGAAAAAATTAACCAAGGCAAACACCATCGCCACCACCCGCACCGCCGTTTTGTCGGATTCGCGATTTTTAAACAATAACAACAACAATGCCCCCACCAGCGGCAGGTAGGTCATGAATGATAAAATTGGAAAAGACATTTTTAAAACCTTTCTTTAATGCAATAACAAATAAGCCAACAATGCCATCAGCCCCAAAATAAATATCATGGCGTAATGATATAGAAAACCGGTTTGCAGGGCGCGGCCGGCGCGACTTACCCCCAGGGAAAACCAGCGGGTAAAATGCGGCCCGATGTTGTCGATGATGCCTAAATCGCCACCGCGCCAAAAAACCTGACCCAGGTATTTCGCCGGTATGACAAAAATAAAATTGTAAATTTCATCAATCCACCATTTGTGATAGGACGCAAGGTAAAACGGGTAAAGCAATTTCGCCGTTAAGGATGGCAGGCGGCGCGGCGCGACGATATAAAATAAAAAGGCAAGACCAAACCCAGCCACCATCATGATGGTGGGCAATGATTTTACCAACCACGGGGTTTCTTCCAGCGAATCCAAAATGGCGTTATGCGCCAGGGCGTTTTGCCAAAATTCATCGCGCAGATGGCCAATCAACAATGGTTCGAAATAGAACCCAGCGAACAAGGCACCGACCGCCAACACCGCCAATGGCCACAACATAATGCCGGTTGATTCATGGATATGCGCCATGATTTTTTTATCGGCGCGCGGCGCGCCATGGAATGTCATGAACAGCAGGCGGAAGCTGTAAAAACTGGTGAAGAAGCAAGTGATTACCAACAGCAAAAATGGCACGACCGAGGTTGTGCCGCCGCCCAACACCGACCCCATGAAGGAGGATTCTACAATCAAGTCTTTTGAAAAATAACCTGAGGTCAAGGGAAAGCCCACCAGGCTCAAACTGCCCAGCCACATAAAAAACCGCGTCAGCGGCATGTATTTACCAACGCCGCCCATTTTGGTTAAATCCTGCTCGCCGCTTAACCCATGGATAACCGACCCCGCCCCCAAGAACAACAAGGCCTTAAAAAATGCGTGTGTCAAAAGATGAAACAACGCCACCGAATAGGCCGAAAACCCCAAGGCAACAAACATAAACCCAAGTTGCGAACAGGTGGAATAGGCGATAACGCGCTTAATATCTTTCTGCGTCAAGCCAACGAAGCCGGCGAAAAAGGCGGTAATCGCCCCGACCCAAATAATAACCTGCAACGCAACCGACGACATTTCAAACAAGGGCGATAACCGCGCCACCATAAATACGCCGGCCGTAACCATGGTGGCGGCATGGATAAGGGCCGACACCGGGGTTGGCCCCTCCATCGCGTCGGGCAACCAGGTATGCAAACCAAATTGCGCCGATTTGCCCATTGCCCCCATAAACAACAACAAACACACCAGGGTGATGGCATTAAAGTCAAGCCCGAGGATGGTGAAGACGACGCCCGATTTGTTGGGCAGGGCTTTAAAAATTGCATCAAATTCCAATTCGCCGGTCAATTTGTAAAGGGCAAAAATACCCAGCGCAAACCCGATGTCGCCCACCCGATTGACCAAAAATGCCTTAATCGCCGCGGCGCGCGCCGTGGATTTTTCGTGCCAAAAACCAATCAGGAGGTAGGAGGCGAGACCGACCCCCTCCCACCCGAAAAACAATTGCACCAAATTGTTCGACGAGATAAGCATCAACATCGCGAAGGTAAAAAAACCAAGGTAGGCGACGAACCGCGAAAAATTTTTATCGCCATGCATGTAACCTTTTGAATAGACATGCACCAAAAACGACACGGTGGTCACCACCAACAGCATCATCAGGCTTAGGCTGTCGAACATCAGGTTCCATGAAAAATGCAATTTATCCATCGAAAACCAATCGACCAGCGGGAAGATTTTTGCCTTTAACCCCGCGCCATCGCGCAACAACCCGTGCGCCGCCTCGGTTACGCTGTCGCTCGCCGTGCTGGCGGCGGTCGTGGCGGCATCAGCCGCCGTGTTGCTCGCCGTGGCCGTTGCATCGCTCGCCGCGCNNNNNNNNNNNNNNNNNNNNNNNNNNNNNNNNNNNNNNNNNNNNNNNNNNNNNNNNNNNNNNNNNNNNNNNNNNNNNNNNNNNNNNNNNNNNNNNNNNNNGTGGCGGCATCAGCCGCCGTGTTGCTCGCCGTGGCCGTTGCATCGCTCGCCGCGCCAACCGCGTCGCTGGCTATGTTGGTGGTCGCGTCGTGACCCGCTTCGCCGCCACCCTTACCCAACAGCGGGCGATGGAGGAAAAACACCAGCCATGATAATATCATCGAGCCGAATAAAAAACTGCCCGAGAGCAAGCTCGTGCCTTTTTCTTTTAATTTTTTACCAAATAACAACAGCAACAGCGACGACAACAGCGGCAAAAATACAATCGCGTCAAACACCAATCGATTCATGTTGTTCTCTCCGTTATTCTAAAATTTATTCTTTAGGTTAATTTTTTAATTGGTTGGCCGATGAAATATCGATGTTGGCGCGCCGGCGGAAAAACACCACAACAATCGCCAGGCCGATGGCGGCCTCGGCCGCGGCAACCGTCAGCACGAACATCACAAACACTTGGCCGCTGAGGTTTTGCCATTGGTGCGCGAAGGCAACAAAATTAATATTCACCGCCAGCAACAAAATTTCTATCGACATCAATAACGCGATGATATTCTTGCGGTTGAGAACAATGCCGATGAGCCCGAGCGAAAACAAAATAGTCGATAAGACAACAAAATGCGAAAGACCAACCGTCGCCCAACCACTCAGCAGGTCATTAAAATTTTTTAAATATTGTTGAAACATCTTCTTCCAGCCTTAAAACATTATTATCTTTTTTTCAATTTGTTTGAAGATTTGCCCGCGCCCTTGCCGATTGCCTTGCCTATTGTCTTGTTCTTGGCCAGTGATTGACTGCCCAGGCTGTTCGACCGCGACCGCACATCGCCCAGCGATGGTGCCAGCCGACCCATGAACACCGCCCCCGCACCATTTTCAATCGGTAGCAGGCGGATGTCGTCTTCCTTACGCCGCATGTTTTGTTTCAAAATAACTTGCTTGCGAACATCGTTGCGCTTGCGGTGCGTCAGCATAATCGCCGCCACCATCGCCACCAATAAAATAAGACCGGCAACCTCGAAGGCGACAAAATAATCGGTGTAAATAACCTGGCCGAGCGATTTTATATTATCGTCGCTCGCCATGTTAAGGTTTAAGAACCCGGGCTTTTGTTGCGCCTGCAACGGCCCCAAATAGGCCAGGGTAACGGCCACCATTTCAACCAACAACACCAAGCCAATCATCGCGGCAACCGCGATATAGGCCGAGAAAAATTTTCGCGCCTTTTCATTTTTTATATCAAGCATCATGACGACGAACAAAAACAACACCATCACCGCCCCGA
This window of the Hydrotalea sp. genome carries:
- the nuoL gene encoding NADH-quinone oxidoreductase subunit L gives rise to the protein AASDATATASNTAADAATTAASTASDSVTEAAHGLLRDGAGLKAKIFPLVDWFSMDKLHFSWNLMFDSLSLMMLLVVTTVSFLVHVYSKGYMHGDKNFSRFVAYLGFFTFAMLMLISSNNLVQLFFGWEGVGLASYLLIGFWHEKSTARAAAIKAFLVNRVGDIGFALGIFALYKLTGELEFDAIFKALPNKSGVVFTILGLDFNAITLVCLLLFMGAMGKSAQFGLHTWLPDAMEGPTPVSALIHAATMVTAGVFMVARLSPLFEMSSVALQVIIWVGAITAFFAGFVGLTQKDIKRVIAYSTCSQLGFMFVALGFSAYSVALFHLLTHAFFKALLFLGAGSVIHGLSGEQDLTKMGGVGKYMPLTRFFMWLGSLSLVGFPLTSGYFSKDLIVESSFMGSVLGGGTTSVVPFLLLVITCFFTSFYSFRLLFMTFHGAPRADKKIMAHIHESTGIMLWPLAVLAVGALFAGFYFEPLLIGHLRDEFWQNALAHNAILDSLEETPWLVKSLPTIMMVAGFGLAFLFYIVAPRRLPSLTAKLLYPFYLASYHKWWIDEIYNFIFVIPAKYLGQVFWRGGDLGIIDNIGPHFTRWFSLGVSRAGRALQTGFLYHYAMIFILGLMALLAYLLLH
- the nuoK gene encoding NADH-quinone oxidoreductase subunit NuoK gives rise to the protein MFQQYLKNFNDLLSGWATVGLSHFVVLSTILFSLGLIGIVLNRKNIIALLMSIEILLLAVNINFVAFAHQWQNLSGQVFVMFVLTVAAAEAAIGLAIVVVFFRRRANIDISSANQLKN
- a CDS encoding NADH-quinone oxidoreductase subunit J, coding for MMDFAEFIYSLIFWVCALMLVLSAVVVILAQNPVHSVLFLILAFFNAAGLFMLAGAEFLSLLLVVVYVGAVMVLFLFVVMMLDIKNEKARKFFSAYIAVAAMIGLVLLVEMVAVTLAYLGPLQAQQKPGFLNLNMASDDNIKSLGQVIYTDYFVAFEVAGLILLVAMVAAIMLTHRKRNDVRKQVILKQNMRRKEDDIRLLPIENGAGAVFMGRLAPSLGDVRSRSNSLGSQSLAKNKTIGKAIGKGAGKSSNKLKKR